A part of Rhinatrema bivittatum chromosome 16, aRhiBiv1.1, whole genome shotgun sequence genomic DNA contains:
- the LOC115078359 gene encoding olfactory receptor 5B21-like: protein MDVGNMTMVTEFIMLGLSDNPKLQVPLFLVFLLIYLITLLGNLVIITVTCADPRLHTPMYFFLSNLSLIDICCTSNIIPNLLGIIISRDKTISYTGCIMQLHFLIVFASTECLLLTAMAYDRYIAVCNPLRYSLIMNQRVCVLLAAASWILSFLPSETITASVTRLSFCASNVINHFFCDLMPLLKLSCSDTVTIQSIVFVVGAFMIVPAFFVTLTSYTFIISTILRIRSAEGKRKAFSTCSSHLTVVSIYYLSMFCMYMRPTSTYSQEQGKILSVLYTAVTPMLNPLIYSLRNKEVKNALRKVLGK, encoded by the coding sequence CCTGGTCTTCCTGCTGATCTACCTGATCACCCTGCTGGGGAACCTTGTGATTATCACAGTGACCTGTGCTGACCCccgcctgcacacccccatgtacttcttcctcagcaaCCTGTCTCTCATAGACATCTGCTGTACGTCCAATATTATTCCAAACCTGCTTGGGATCATTATCTCCAGGGATAAAACCATTTCCTATACTGGTTGCATTATGCAGCTGCATTTCCTCATTGTCTTTGCCAGCACTGAATGCCTCCTTCTTACTGCAATGGCTTATGATCGCTACATTGCAGTCTGCAACCCTTTGCGCTATTCCCTCATCATGAATCAGAGAGTCTGTGTCCTGCTGGCAGCTGCTTCCTGGATCCTCAGCTTTCTCCCATCTGAGACAATCACAGCTTCTGTCACCCGCCTTTCATTCTGTGCCTCTAATgtgatcaatcatttcttctgtgacctcATGCCGTTGTTAAAGCTTTCCTGCTCTGACACGGTGACCATACAAAGCATAGTGTTTGTTGTAGGTGCATTTATGATAGTGCCTGCCTTCTTTGTGACTCTTACATCCTACACCTTCATCATCTCAACTATCCTGAGGATCCGCTCTGCAGAGGGGAAGCGTAAAgctttctccacctgctcctctcacCTCACTGTGGTCTCCATTTATTATTTGTCAATGTTCTGTATGTACATGAGACCCACCTCGACATACTCCCAGGAGCAGGGTAAAATCCTCTCTGTGCTCTACACAGCAGTCACCCCCATGCTGAATCCACTCATTTATAGTTTGAGGAATAAGGAAGTGAAAAATGCATTGAGGAAAGTCTTAGGGAAGTAG